TTCAGTTTTGGTCCTTTGTTTCAACTTTGATTCATAAACAATTTGACTAAAAATATTGAAACTTAAACTAGAAATACGCAATTTGGTCTCTACCCACAAAACAGTTGCAGGTATCACCGATAGATAACAGAGAAATGGGAGAAAATACAAATTAATACAAGACCCTACGTGGCTGTTAGTGACGGGGTTTGTATGAAGCCAAATAGGATTGTAAACAGGAATATTTTAGCATACCACAAACCAACCATAGACATCGAATGGGCCTACGACTTATCAATATCATAGAGAAGAGAAAAGCAAGTAGTCAAGCAGTAAGCCTGGTTCACGAGGTTCTACCATTGCAGGATCTAACTTCCATTCTCCTATTACTCGAGTCATCGAAGGGGCAGGATCTCAGGTTTGTACCTCCAGTTTGCATTTTGATATCAATATATATTGTTGGCATCTTTCCTCTTGAGATAGTCCCTTGAGCTTCATCTCACAGCAGAATAAGTAATAAACTCTGTAGAAGTGAACTGAAATGGCTGAAGAGGGATAGGGTTCCTGCATAAGCCATCTAATAAGATTCTTTGCACAATTACTGGAGTTGATGAAGattaagagaagagaaaaaaaaagaagacgaAGAGTAACGACGCACGGTCTTGGCCCGTAGACTTTAATCTGGCGGATATGAGTGTCCCTTCCATTAAGATGATTTGAGAGCACAGCTATTTGCAGCATGAAAGTGTTGACAAAAGTTTCACTGTCACATAAATTAGGATATGGTTACTCAATGAATTTATACTCAGGGAAAAAGCTTTCACAGACACATGATAGGTCAACTGATACTTTTTATGATAAGGTagtatataattttattggtAATGGGATGATAAGTACTGATATTGTTTAAAGTTGATGCCCATCCAACAATTTTTCAAGcttaataaatgaataaattgaGATGTTCTTTTATATGGGAACTCTGAACAATTTAAACCCTAGATGTGGCACAGAAAAGTTCATCACACATGCACAGGAAATTTCACCAACATAAACTGGCATGCTCCTCCTTTCCTTGTTTAGAATGATAACTTCGTTGGTTTGCATCTTTTCTATCAAAGAAACAGGAGCAGAAACTCATATTCTTCATAGAATAAAAATAGCAGAGCTCGAGACATGAGGATGGTGTTCAACACCTGCAGAACATATTTCCACAAGGCAATTGGAGGTCATCtcaaaaacaaagagaaaatttattaaaagtcATAATAACAATTTGTGTTTGCAAGTTATCCAGATCTTCGGTTGACGCTTTCTGTCAGTGCAGAACAGAGACCCCAAATCCATAAAAGAGAAcgagataataataaaatttgtccCACATTATTCCAAGCAGAAAACAATTGAACCATTCTACTCTTGGTTGGATTTAATCCTCAGTGTATGTCCacaaaatcaactaaaatttcatttttagcaAGGAAATCAACTGAGATCCTTCCCATtagttttatttagatttgGTGCCATTTGGACATGCCCAGTGTtttgagaagcgagaagcggaaAAAAGCGACAGGGGCTCGCTTCACAGAAGCGAGAAGCGTGAAGCGAatgcttttttcagaaaaagcgttatttagtataaaaatataaaatatgcatagataaataatcaagaactcaaaagaaTTAGATTAAAATGTAACTAGATAGTCAATAATCCTCATAAGTAACAACATATAAAGCAAATGCATAACCAAATCACAAAGAGAGCAAAATCCCATTCTTCAACAAGATCCTCAAACCCTTGAAGTGCCATCAACAAGGGTTCTACTTCTACTTGgtcctcatcttcttcctcatcggaggactcatcaacaagagTTCTACTTCTATTTGAACATGAACTTGAACAGAGCATATGCtttatcttaaaaaaaaaaaggccaaACTGCTgaataaaagttgaaaaaaataattcttcgcAGACAGCAGTTGCgcagaaatagaaaaagaaaaagagaagaagaaaagaagagaagaagatcgCAGCAGTTGAGAGCAGTGTTGCGCTGAatgaaaatagaaatagaaagagaagaagagaagaagagaagaacagaagaacagaagaagaaaaactaacTTGGTTGACGTTGAAATGTTGAAGTTGGActgtcgaattgaagaagtcacaCTGAAAGAGCAGCTTGGAGAAGTCACAGAAGTTatacagtttttttttttaaaaaaaacctaGCGTCGCTTTTTTCCAAAAAAGCTCGCTTTTTTCTCGCTTTTAGATGAAGCGCGCTTCTCGCTTCTCCCGTGAAGCGCTCGCTTTTTCGAAATCGCTTCGCTTCACGATGTTGAAGCGCTAGTACCTCgcctcgcttcgcttcacgcttaaAGCGAGCGCTTCAGCGCTTTTTCACAACACTGGACATGCCTATAATGTGCAGATCAATATTGGGACATCAATTTGTTGAGTAATTCAACTTCTAATTGAAATAGAGACACGGAATTTGAAATGATGGTTTGGTTAGTATTTCAAGTGAAATAATGCTTTCCACTCACAAGTCTTCAACATTCGCAAACGCTTTTTCAAGTTGCTGAGTAATTCAACTTCTAATTGAAATAGAGACACGGAATTTGAAATGATGGTTTGGTTAGTATTTCAAGTGAAATAATGCTTTCCACTCACAAGTCTTCAACATTCGCAAACGCTTTTTCAAGTGAATTTCATAACCATAcacaacttcaactttcaaatactTTTTTCCCAACTTCGACTTCAAAtacctttcttcttctttttcgaCTTCAACCAAATATTGTCCAAATACCTACTGAGACTTTCATTTACGTTTCAAGTAAGCAACATTATCTTTCATAGTCAGTTTTGCTCAGATTTAGCTGCTCACTTATGCTGAAGAACGAATCGAAGTATTTCACAGTTTTGCTAGTATTTAGTCCTCATCAGCATTTTGCAAAAATAACcatcaaaatctttttttttttactaagtaATGTGTCAGGATATGTGTGTGATTAAACATAAACAAACTCGGGTCACATCtatgattaaaaagaaaaagaatgttctcaatatatatgtatatatataaaagttggTAAGAGAAATGAGAAAATTTTGTGTCATTTCTTACTTTTGTTTAACAGttttagattttaaaattaagtaCTTGTTTGTATTTATGTCCACGCGGTCCATCGGACTAATGAATTCTAATGATTGGAATGCCTCATAATGGTTCTAGTTCTGTAGAAACACAAGCAAATTTGGTATCATAAATTTTCTAGAAAGACGGAACTGTGTAGAGCTACTGAATAATATGTAACATAATCTGGCAAAAGCAGTGAAGGAAAAACAAGTCAAAAACTTGCCAAATCATGAGACCAAGTCTCAATTTCTTACCGAGGATCATTACCAGATAAAGATATATGCATCCATCCAGTTGGTTTCACAAGTTCCACTGCTTTTATCTCcttcaaaacaaaacaaaaaaggaCATAACGTCTCAAGTTTCTGAAAATATACTGTTATAACTAATTCAGGACTTTGCCAATTTATCTCAGAGTTCCATTATACTATTACCTTCAAGTTGTGAAAGCCATCGCCTGCTCGGATAGAGATTTTGCCAGGTGTATAGCTTTCGTCAAGCTTGAAATCAACATACAGGACGACTAACTGAGAATaattaacataaaaaataaacagaTAAGAGAGAAATTAAAACCAGTCTCAAGTGATTAGCCACAAAGCATGGCTGCAAAAATTTATTCGCATCTAGTAAATGCACCAAACCAAAAAATGCATGACATATGTCATTCTTTTCACCTAAAAAGTTAATAGTATAGCCTTAGTTAAGTTAAACAAAAAATTAAGAGTAGTTCATAATAGCAAAGTATGTGACGAAGGAAAATagaaatgtatatatttgtgcatAAGATAGAACCTACTTGAAGCTTAACTTTTTTCTGAAATTGAACATTAACAAGATGAGGCTGTGCACCATCTGATCTGATTacaaaaagaaatcaaaacccaaaaatcagcgaaaataatagtaatatagaGCGTAGACAGCAGTGACGGAGGATGGAGAATATTTACTGCCAATAGGTATCAAGGTTGTCACCGCGAAGTGAAAGAACTCCATTGCCAGGTTTATATGAGCTGACACTCCAAGCTGCTTTTTTACCCATCTCCCGGAGGTCATCATCTACAACTAACTGCTGGCTTCCTCCTGTTAGTTTCCCTTCCTCCTCACCCTCTGAGGAATCCGCCATTGCTGCTCACCTTTACTACTTTTTCCTTTGATTCAGCTCTTAGAAAATCCCCAATTGTATGCAACAACATAAACCCTAGGGTTTACAGCGCAGTCACCAATGAACCAAAAAGTGAAACccaaataaatattaagtaGTCCTCTATAATAATgctcaattttcaaaaaatatttaataaataagattaatttaataaattatattttatattattttttttattattaatagaaCCAAAAAAAACTAAAGCACAATTAAAATAGAACATAGGAAGTATCTTCAAATATGCTCGATAATATAATGTTTGTCACTTAGAGTAACTATTATAAGTTgataaattgaagaaaaagttTATAACTTgcattttgaattatacttaaTTCTATAAGGGGTTGATAGTTTAAGATATATAATTGACTTCATCATAAAATTTCACCATACATAATATCAAGTTGGTTAACcgcataagaaaaataattatcatataagTAATGTAGTTTTTGGTTAATGATATATTTGCATTGAATTATGtgagcacatatatattatttatagcgatggaatatgaaataaaaatatatgtattaataatgcaaaaatttactatttaaaaacaaaaatgatCTTTTAAAGAAAGTAATtcgtttataaaaaaatatctcattattatattaaaaagatATAACAAGATTGGCAATGAACAAATGGAGAGCAGAAGCAACTTATTGAATAAAATATTGTGATGTGGCAAATTATTGTATTGAAAGCAATTTCAATCAGATTAGGATGCAAATCATTTGAGATCAATCGTTTCCGAAGATTTCACAACACACTCAAACTCCTGAACTCGTTTgcataaataaaattgaaaagatCAACTTTGGAAGATTGCcatatttattttgtatctgATAATTTGCAAAGAGGGTTGCTTTTACAGGCCAAATTCCTTAAGTTGTTATTAAAGTTAAATCTGGAATAGTTGCATGAATTAATTAGTAATTGTTACAGAAAGTAAACTCTATTACAAAATTTATTCAAGAAGTTAATGTTGAAAACGACTaggaaaaaaagtaaagaatTGATAAAAAGGTATATCCCATACACATCACAAGTTGAGCTGATCGAATGACAATTTTACATGTCTGGTTGTTAAGTTTCTACTCAATAAGCATGAAAGAAACTTAACTAATTTATTTCGTAAAGGGAAAATTAGTACATAAAAACTTTCACTCCAAGCAGTGGAAAGAACAAAAGATGTGCTCGTTGTTGAACAGAATCCAACCACACCGAAATGGATGGTACAAAGTCCTCCTGCTTTTTATACTTTTGGAGAACTTCCAGCCGAAGATATATTTATATCTTTTTATGTGAGACTTTTATCTTtcacataagataaaataattaaataagtgAAAAAAGGGACCACAAAGAAACTTATAAATTTGCATTACTAGTAAAGAGTTAGTAATAATAGCAATCCTCTCTAATGCAAAGATAAAGAATAAGAATAAATTTTGGATAAAGAAAGGATTATATACTTAAGTTCAATATTTTCTATTTGAATATCCACAAAGTGGATATTTTTGATTGAGTTAGACTTCAGTTGTGACCCCCCTCTCACAACATATATTAGATAGTCAATTTTATGCAAATTCTAtgataataacaaaaaaaaattacaatcatgtacataatttgaatttcatgaatactctaaaaaataattattatttttttataaaaggtaACGAATCTTTATATTTACATAGATTGATTTCATCGAGTCTATTTTAAATTGGATCATATTAAAATTATGAACTCATTAATAACAAAAGAAGCTCAACTTCATAAAAAACACTTTCGCacgcaaaaaaaataaaatgtattaCATATTGAGGGTCATACAACTTTGTTTGACCACAAACCAATGTCCATCATATAATCTCAATTCATCAGTTTAAGCTTCATCCTCTTCTACGTTTGAAGGATTATTATCCATGCCAAATCGTTGGTCTAAAGAGACGcacttaataattaaaatatgaatgattaaattaaaattttcattaaatgcAAACATagtgcaagatagtcaaaacgcgttttgaacgcgtagtcaacaaaatgcgttttgaacgcgtagtcaaaaaaggaacaaaacgcgttttgaacgcgtagtcaaaaatgGAACAAAACgtgttttgaacgcgtagtcaaaaagggaggttcaatacgcggattttacgcgtttctagtttcctataaatagaagacttcttgccctcatttatcccatcccagaaagagagagtaagaatacaaagagagttatacaccaagataaatattgtagtcttgagtgtcctctttagtagttgttccttttacaagagagaagtgttaattgttattttctccttgtatttgagagctgtatactccatatttttatagtgagatccttctaccccgtggtttttcccttctatcagttagaggggttttccacgtaaaattctcgtgtctaatttattttcattattttcatcatatcaaactttagttgtggtgcttcctcaccccaacagtggtatcagagccctcggttattctgtctattttatgcgaaggtactatctgtgaatagtaacttttcgtgaatagtaaaattcggtgaatagtactattcacgtgaatagtaaatttcggtgacggtacagtttgtcacgattgttcgcaaaaatattcagaaacgatctagaagggtgtgaaacaaataacaatgtcgagtacaacaaagtttgacgttgaaaaattcaatgggactaatttctcattgtggaaaatgaaaataaaagcgatattgagaaaagacaattgcttagctgcaattgaaggcaggcccacagactttgttgatgacaacaagtggaacgacatagacagcaacacagttgctgatctacacttggcactagctgatcaagtgttttCTAGTATGGcggaaaagcggacggcgaaggaaatatgggatactcttacgggtttgtatgaggccaagtctttacataataaaatcttcttaaaaagaagattgtatactcttcgaatggcagaatccatgtcagttactgaacacatcaatactttgaatactctgttttcgcaacttacaacaatgggttgcaaaatagagggtactgaacgtgcggagcttctacttcaaagtctgcctgactcgtatgatcaactcatcatcaacctgatgaacaatacagacagtctagttttcgatgaaattgcagccgctgtcttggaagaagaaaataggcgcaaaaataaggaagacagacaagcaagttcgcagcaagctgaagctttgatgatggtgagaggaagaccaacggaacgtggccccagtgggagtcacaatcatggcagatctcaatcaagaagtaagaagaatatcaagtgctacaactgtggcaagaaagggcacttcaagaaagattgtcggttcaagaagaagagtgaacaccctgagccatcaaatgctcaagggaatgttgcatgtaccttaGATGATGGAGATATTTTgtgtagtgaagcaatatcaaataatgaaggcagaaaacgtttcactgatgtctggatcatggacacaggagcaacatgacACATGACTTCCAAGAGAGAATGGTTTCATCAATATAATCCaatctcaggagggtctgtgttcatgggaaacgatcatgctttggatgttattggtattgggtccatcaaaataaagatgtatgatggcacggtacgcaccatccaggaggtacgacatgtaaaagacttgaagaagaatctattgtctttaggacaactagatgataatggatgttcatataagactcatggtggagtcatgagaatatccaaaggagcgcttgtagtaatgaaagcggaaaaacttgcggcaaatctatatgtgcttaaaggtgaaacacaccaagaaggagaagcatcaaccgcgtcagcaagttcatttgaagaatcaacgatgatgtggcatcgtaaacttggccatatgtcggaacgaggtttgaagattcttgctgagcaaaaacttcttccagggctcaaaaaggtttcactacccttttgtgagcattgtgttaccagtaagcaaaatagactgaagtttagcagttcctctgctaaaagcaaggaaatactagatctggttcactctgatgtctggcaagcaccggtggagtctctaggaggagcgaaatatttcgtgtcatttatcgacaattactccaggagaagttgggtgtatccaatcaagaggaaggcagatgttttttcagttttcaaagaattcaaagcgtgggtggaacttgaatctgagaaaaagatcaagtgtttgaggatagataatggaggagaatacactggtgatgaatttaataacttctgtaaacaagaaggtattaaacggcagttcacggtggcatatactccacaataaaatagagtagcagagcggatgaacagaaccttgttggaacggacaagagctatgttggcaactgcagggttggaaaaaccattctgggcagaagcagtcaaaaccgcctgttatgtgatcaatcgatcaccatcaaccgcaattgatctgaaaacgccaatggagatgtggacaggaaaaccagctgattattctcgtttacatatattcggaagtcctgcttatgttatgtacaacacccaagaaaaatcaaaattggatccaaaatccagggaatgcattttcttagggtatgctgatggagtcaaggggtatcgcttgtgggatcccacagcccgcaaggtggtaatcagcagggatgttgtatttattgaaaacaagatacaagcaaaagaaggtagcacttcaaaagaaaaatcagagactactacagttgaagttgaagaaatagaagaagttccagtttcttctgaagcagcaccagagcacgaagaacaagagcaagctgagatcgaaactccagatgttcgacggtcaactagggagagaagagaaccagcttgacACTCAGATTATtttatggagagtaatattgcatactgtctactaacagaagatggatagccttcaacttttcacgaggctatgaaaggcgaagaatcatctctgtgggtggcagcaatgcaagaagaaattgaagctctccataaaaataaaacatgggatcttgttcaattaccacaaggaaggaaggccattggaaataaatgggtctacaagatcaaacgcaatggtaatgatcaagtggagaagtattgtgcaagattggtggtgaaaggattcgctctgaaagaaggtatagacttcaatgagatattttctccggtggttcgactcacaacaattcgagtggtcctggcaatgtgtgctacatttgacttgtacttagagcagttagatgtcaaaactgcatttcttcatggagaacttgaagaagaaatttatatgctccaaccagaaggttttgaagaacagggaaaagagaacttggtttgcaggttgaacaaatctctatacggtctcaaacaggcgccgagatgttggtataagagattt
The sequence above is a segment of the Solanum dulcamara chromosome 11, daSolDulc1.2, whole genome shotgun sequence genome. Coding sequences within it:
- the LOC129874129 gene encoding anaphase-promoting complex subunit 10 isoform X2, yielding MADSSEGEEEGKLTGGSQQLVVDDDLREMGKKAAWSVSSYKPGNGVLSLRGDNLDTYWQSDGAQPHLVNVQFQKKVKLQLVVLYVDFKLDESYTPGKISIRAGDGFHNLKIKAVELVKPTGWMHISLSGNDPRETFVNTFMLQIAVLSNHLNGRDTHIRQIKVYGPRPNPIPLQPFQFTSTEFITYSAVR
- the LOC129874129 gene encoding anaphase-promoting complex subunit 10 isoform X1 — protein: MADSSEGEEEGKLTGGSQQLVVDDDLREMGKKAAWSVSSYKPGNGVLSLRGDNLDTYWQSDGAQPHLVNVQFQKKVKLQLVVLYVDFKLDESYTPGKISIRAGDGFHNLKEIKAVELVKPTGWMHISLSGNDPRETFVNTFMLQIAVLSNHLNGRDTHIRQIKVYGPRPNPIPLQPFQFTSTEFITYSAVR